CAGGGGGCAGCCTAAGCGGGCCCTGGAAGGAAGGGTGAGGGGAGGCCCTGGCCAAGTGGGGATTGACCATTCCTTGCCAGTCCCAGGAGTAGCGGTCCCAGGAGTAGCAGTCCCTCAGGTGggaacggggcggggggtggggcagccATTGTCCCCGCCCCTGGGAAGGGCCTTCGGTGCTCCGAGGGGAATTCCTGTAGGAGGAGTCGAGCCCTCCCGCCTACCCACAAGGCTGCTGCCTGGAGTCCGCCTGTCTGTCCGCCAGTTGCCGGCACGGGTGGGCCGAGGCGGCCACGTCCGGGCTGGGGCAGATCCCGTGAAGACGGCATTCGTGGGCCCAGGAGCTGCCCGGAGCCAGCACGAGCGCTGGGGCCCAGGTGAAGTTGACTTTCCGGGGTGGGGCGAGGCTGCGGCAGTTTCGAGGtctgggccaggccctgccctcaccCAGAGGGCCGCACTGACCTTCACGGCCCCAACCACCCTCGTCACCACCCTGGGgaccccacccacccatcctgacccctgccctggggccccCACTCATGGCCCCCGTGACCTCAGCGCTGGGCTCCCCCGTCCACCTTCCACAGGCCCTGAACGCCTGGCCCCCCCGCACCCAGGGCTGGCAGATGAAGAGGTGGACGGCAGGGTTCTTGGGAATACCCAGGGTGCAGGGGCTGGAGACAGTGAACCCCTCCTGGGGGCCACAGCCACAGCCTGCCCCTGGGCTGGGAGAGcaagggagggtgaggagggggagcCAGCGGGGGAACCGGGGCAGGAGGAATGCcccatctgcacagagccctacggGCCCAGTGAGCACCGCCTGGCGCTGCTGAACTGTGGCCACGGCCTGTGTGTGGACTGCCTGCACCAGCTGCTGGTCGCGGCCCCCAGCGCCGACCTGGGCCGGGTCTGCTGCCCGCTCTGTCGCCAGAGGACACCCATGCTTGAGTGGGAGATCTGCCAGCTGCAGAAGGAGCTGCTGCAGGCGGACGGGCCCCAGGGCCCACGGCCCCCCACGCCCCCTGCACCTGCCCGCCgcggccctgggccctgggcgtCCCTGGAGCACCGGTACCAGCTCCGCTTCCTGGCAGGACCCGTGGGCGGCCGGGGCTGCCTGCCTTTCCTACCCTGCCCGCCCTGCCTGGGTGCCCGGCTCTGGGCCTTGCGGGAACGGGGGCCCTGCTCCCGCCGCCTGGTGCTGCTGGGCCTGCTGGCCCTTGAgctgctggggctgctgctcATTTTCACGCCGCTCATGCTGCTGGGGCTCCTCTTTATGCTGCTGGACCGCGCTGGCCACTAAGCAGGGCCCGGCACACCTGCCGCCCGTGCCACCAGGGCCGCCGAGGGGCCAGGAGGCCCGGGCTGGCCCTGAGGCCTGATGGCCAAGCTGAAAAACCCAAGACTGAGTGGGGCACTGGCCTTCAATCAAGAACCAGGTCTGGGGCCACGGCTACCCAGGAACCTGTGTTCAGCCTCCGACCGAGCCAGAGACTTCAAACTACCCTGCTGCCCAGACGCTACTGATGCCCAAGGGCGGTGCTGGAGGAGGTCTGCAACCAGGGCCCCCCAAGCACCCCCTCGATGGAAGGGTCCCAAACTGACACAGCCGTCTTCACCccgtctccctgccccacccGGCCTGTCTGCAAGAGGGACACAGCGGACACGAAAGTGAACAGAGACGTCTGGTAGTGAGGTGACTCCTTGAAGAGAGTGGGGCCCTGGGTGCAGGTCCCCCCACCTGGTCACGTTCCAGATGAGGGCCAGTGTGTATTCCCTGAAGGACAGggcaccagaggggaggggcccTTGCCGCGCAAGCTCAGGCCACAAATAGCTCCCTCACTGGCTGGGTCAGGACCCAAGGGGGCGGCCCGAGCGGCCAGGTGCCCGAACTGCAAGGAACAAGGGCCCCGCCAGGCCTTGGAGCTGGGGAGCACTGAGCTGAGGCCCAGTGTCCTGCAACCTCATGTCATTGAGCCCTTTATCTAAAGGACAAACACAGAACGACCTCGCGGGCTTGTGCCCAGCGCAAGGAATGGCTCTCAATAGACAGCAGCTCTCCTGAAACCACTGTTACTGTGTTCTTGCTGTCTCTACCCCTTCTTCGGCATCCGGGGACTCTCCCcaacccttccctcctcccccctccactgCAAAGGCTCTTCCCCAAATCCAGGTAGTGGAGTATGAGATAGAAGGCCCCCGAGTCCTCCTACCCCACCAGGATCTCAGCCAGTCTTGGTCTCAGTCCTGGCTCAGATTGGCCCAAAGGCCCTTCCCATTCAAGTTCAGAGGGTCTGGTGGGCACCAGGAGCCCGGTGCACTGAGGTGTCCCCCGTACAGCTGCCCCCACATCCAGGGGCCGGTGCAGAGGACGTGTCTGCCCTTTGCCCATTCTGCACCTCTGCCCATACCAGCACACACAGAAGGCTGGCTCTGCACAGACGTGCGGGGCAttcacgtgcacacacgcacatgcacatccAGGCCCAGCCCTCCTGAGCGGCATGCCTGGCCCAGCCTGGTCCCTCCCTGGCAAGCAGAGCAGGCTGGCCCCAAGAGGCACTGGGCCTCCCTCTGGTGGCTCCAGGCTGGACCCTGTCTGGGCCACAGCCCTGGGCACAGGCCGCAAGAGCAGGCTTCAGTCCAGGGAACAAGGTGCAAACTTTGGCAAAGAGTTTTAATGGCAGAGTTGGTTGCAGCGGCAGTGCCACACGGGGAGGGGCCGGAAGCGGTGGTGGGTGAGGGGTCAACAGGCGACAGGGCAGGGCCGGATCCCTGAAGAAGCGGCGAGCAAGGACTGGCGGGCAGCGTCGAGCGGGCGGGTGCTACATGATGGAGCAGGCGGACAGCGGGTTCCGCACGTGGCAGGTGCACGCGGCCCCGCAGTACTGCCGGAAGGTCTGGTAGCAGCTGCCCTCCGGCTCGCCCCCCCACTGGCCCCCGGATGGGGCGGTCAGTGCCTCGGGTGGCAGGCGGCTCAAAATGGACGTGTTGACGGCTAGTGCGGCCAGGCCGTAGTCCGTGAAGAGCACAGTCTCCCGGCGGCAGGTGGGACAGGAGATGAACTTGTACTTGGGGCAGGACTCGTAGAGAATCTGCAGGCACTGCTCACACACGGAGTGCAGGCAGGACAGCACGCGGGGCCGCCGCTGGGTGACGTTGTACGTGTGCCCGCAGGTGGGGCACTCCAGGGGCTCACCTGAAGCCGGTGCCGCCGTGGCGGGGGGCCCCGAGGCGGCAGGGCCGGGCCGCACCACATACTGATTCACAATGACCTCGTCCGCTGGCGCCACGCGGGGGAAGCCTAGCTCCACACTGCCCTTTCGGGGCCGTCGTGGCAACGGAGGGGTGCGGGGCGCCCCATCCAAGGCGGGCATGTCCCCCCCACACGCCTGGTTGACGATGATCTCTGTGTCTGAGGGCCAGGCGCGTTTGGGTGCCAGAGCAGGGGTGGGCCTCGGTGCAGGTGGGAAGCAAGCGGCAGCCGCCTGCAGCTCGGGGAACTTCTCAGGGTGAACAATCTTCATGGCCTCCATCTTGAGGATGACATGGGGGCCCTTCAGGCAGGACATGAGGAGGCCTGGCCAGCCACTGCCCACCTCGGGCCCAGGGTCAGCCGGCATCCGGCTGTCTCCAATCAGATTGGGTGTTCGGGTGGGTGGGGGCGTTGGGTGAGgccggggaggaggagagggagcagcATCCTGGTCCTGCCAGGCCTGGTGGGGACCCCGGCCGCCCCGAGGACTCCTGGGGGCGGCCGGCGAGAACTGGGGGGGCAGGGCCCCCCCCAGTGGCCACAGTGGCTTCTCCGGTCCAGTcctaggaggaggaggaggaagaggtgggggaggaggagggaggcgggggcaggggagTACAGGAGGCTGCCCTGGGCTGCAGGTCTGGCCCAGGGGCTCACCCAGGGTCTCTGGCTGCTGAGGCTGGagagggggcgtggggggggctCCCCCTGCAGCCGAGGTCAGCAGTCCCTGAGCAGGGACATCCGGGCAGGCAGGGGCTAGGTGGGCCCCATGGCTCCAGGACAAGGCTCCCAGGGAAGGCAGCTAGCCTGAGCCCAGGCTGCGGGAGGCCCCAGGCCGCgggctcggcggcggcggcggcggcggcggcggcggcgggagcagAAGAGAGGCCTGGACCAGGCCCGAGCTGCAGGTGAGAGACAGCGTGAGGGCAGCGCCCGGGGCCCACCCTCACCCCGCACAAAAGACAGGGCTCCCGACCTCTGACCCTCACCCTCGCTGGACTTGggacccagccccctccccagcccccgcccccaagGCCCAACCCCTGCCCGGGTGGGAAGGGGAGGCGAGTCGCGACCCCGCGGccgtcccgccccgccccgcccgagCTCACCTGCCCCAGCCTGGCGTCCCCGGGCCGCGCGCGCCGCCGCCGCAGAGGTTGTCTCAAAGGCAGGCCCGGATGCGACGCCCGCGCCTCGGCCCGGCGGCTCCAGCGGCTCCGGCGGCGACCTCGGGCGATGGCGCGGCACGGCGGCTCCcaggggcgcggggcgcggggcgcggggcgcggggctcCGGGCAGCGCGGCGCGGCGGCAGGTGCGTGCGGAGCGTGGCGCGCTCTGCGGCGGAGGCGCGGGGACCGCAGTGCGCGCGGCTCCCGCCCGCGCCCGCAGCGCCACCCCCCGTCTGGGGACCCGCGCGGGGTCCGCGGGGCGGGGCCAGTCTCTCAGCCGCCCCTCCATCGCCGCGGGCCTGGTGCCCGTTCCCGGGGTTGCCCTTCCCTGCGGGCCGCGTGTGAATCGGGACCCCCGCGACACCCCTTTCCAGTACTCCCACCCCAGTCCTGCTTGACCGACCCTGGGTCCTAGTCgagtacccccacccccaattctaGAAGGCAAATCCTGCTTTTCGAAGCCGAGACCTCATAATGCCAGAGGGAAGAAGACAAGAGGAgcagactggggggggggggggtctcagcaAAGCTGGTTCCCATAGCCCCCCCCCCCGGACTGCcatgtgtcccccccccccagagagtCAGCGTCACTGCTGTCCTTCCACTGTGCCCCCAGTAGGCATGCCTCTGGCTCACAAGTGTAACCAGGTTGTGCTCAACGCTGACAGGCTCAAAGAGGATGATGTGACCATGAGGCTGAGTAGGTGTGGGCAAGCAAGCTAGCAGAGGAGTGGATGGAGAGGGGGACAGTCGTTGGGAGAAGGGTCCGAGGACAGGACTCATGGACAGCTGGACAGGGTGAGGGGTATGCGGAAGGTCCGACAGACAGCTGGACAGGCCAGTGGGGC
The Prionailurus viverrinus isolate Anna chromosome D4, UM_Priviv_1.0, whole genome shotgun sequence genome window above contains:
- the LOC125149906 gene encoding ring finger protein-like, with the protein product MGSARTPTSRGQPKRALEGRVRGGPGQVGIDHSLPVPGVAVPGVAVPQVGTGRGVGQPLSPPLGRAFGAPRGIPVGGVEPSRLPTRLLPGVRLSVRQLPARVGRGGHVRAGADPVKTAFVGPGAARSQHERWGPGEVDFPGWGEAAAVSRSGPGPALTQRAALTFTAPTTLVTTLGTPPTHPDPCPGAPTHGPRDLSAGLPRPPSTGPERLAPPHPGLADEEVDGRVLGNTQGAGAGDSEPLLGATATACPWAGRAREGEEGEPAGEPGQEECPICTEPYGPSEHRLALLNCGHGLCVDCLHQLLVAAPSADLGRVCCPLCRQRTPMLEWEICQLQKELLQADGPQGPRPPTPPAPARRGPGPWASLEHRYQLRFLAGPVGGRGCLPFLPCPPCLGARLWALRERGPCSRRLVLLGLLALELLGLLLIFTPLMLLGLLFMLLDRAGH
- the RNF208 gene encoding RING finger protein 208, which produces MPADPGPEVGSGWPGLLMSCLKGPHVILKMEAMKIVHPEKFPELQAAAACFPPAPRPTPALAPKRAWPSDTEIIVNQACGGDMPALDGAPRTPPLPRRPRKGSVELGFPRVAPADEVIVNQYVVRPGPAASGPPATAAPASGEPLECPTCGHTYNVTQRRPRVLSCLHSVCEQCLQILYESCPKYKFISCPTCRRETVLFTDYGLAALAVNTSILSRLPPEALTAPSGGQWGGEPEGSCYQTFRQYCGAACTCHVRNPLSACSIM